Proteins from a genomic interval of Clostridium scatologenes:
- the ychF gene encoding redox-regulated ATPase YchF: MKLGIVGLPNVGKSTLFNAITKAGAESANYPFCTIEPNVGVVSVPDKRLDVLEKMYNSKKKVYTAIEFYDIAGLVKGASKGEGLGNKFLSHIREVESIVHVVRCFDDPNVVHVDGSIDPIRDIETINLELIFSDIEVMDRRIEKIVKLAKSGSSKDAKVEYELMLKVKKHLEDGNPVRTLELTEDESEIVKGYFLLTTKPVLYIGNISEDDLISGNVENDYVKKVKEYASKENSEVIVISAKIEEELSTLEDDEKKEMLEEYGLDEAGLDKLIHASYKLLGLMSFLTAGVQEVRAWTVKNGTKAPKAAGKIHTDIERGFIRAEIVSYDKLVECGSEAAAKEKGYFRLEGKDYIMQDGDIVNFRFNV, encoded by the coding sequence ATGAAACTTGGAATCGTAGGATTGCCTAACGTAGGTAAAAGTACTTTATTTAATGCTATAACAAAAGCTGGAGCTGAATCTGCTAACTATCCTTTCTGCACTATAGAACCTAATGTAGGTGTAGTTAGTGTTCCTGATAAAAGATTGGATGTTCTTGAAAAAATGTATAATTCTAAAAAGAAGGTATACACTGCAATAGAATTTTATGATATTGCAGGATTAGTTAAAGGAGCAAGTAAAGGAGAAGGTCTTGGAAACAAATTCTTATCTCATATTAGAGAAGTCGAATCTATAGTTCATGTAGTAAGATGTTTTGATGACCCTAATGTAGTACATGTAGACGGATCTATAGATCCTATTCGTGATATTGAAACTATAAATCTAGAACTCATATTTTCAGACATAGAAGTAATGGACAGAAGAATTGAAAAAATTGTTAAGCTTGCTAAAAGCGGAAGTAGCAAAGACGCTAAAGTTGAATATGAATTAATGCTTAAAGTAAAAAAACATCTTGAGGATGGTAATCCAGTTAGAACTTTAGAGTTAACTGAAGATGAAAGTGAAATCGTTAAAGGATATTTTCTACTTACAACCAAACCAGTATTATATATAGGAAATATTTCTGAAGATGATTTAATTTCCGGTAATGTAGAAAATGATTATGTTAAGAAAGTTAAAGAATATGCTTCTAAAGAAAATTCTGAAGTAATAGTCATTTCAGCAAAAATAGAAGAAGAGCTTTCTACTCTTGAAGATGATGAAAAGAAAGAAATGCTTGAAGAATATGGACTTGACGAAGCTGGATTGGATAAGCTAATACATGCAAGTTATAAGCTTCTAGGCCTTATGAGTTTCTTAACTGCTGGTGTTCAAGAAGTTAGAGCATGGACAGTAAAAAATGGGACAAAAGCACCTAAAGCTGCTGGGAAAATCCATACAGATATTGAAAGAGGATTTATAAGAGCTGAAATAGTATCTTATGACAAACTTGTAGAGTGTGGATCTGAAGCTGCTGCAAAAGAAAAAGGTTATTTTAGACTTGAAGGAAAAGACTACATCATGCAGGATGGCGACATTGTTAACTTTAGATTTAATGTTTAA
- a CDS encoding AAA family ATPase — translation MHRELTAEEIVYKFEFENAELKEDSYHMPDDNEMYKKLKMALEIDKEGYNVYLIDDFSKDKLEEIIKFVKENLKFKQKLVDICYVIEDDEKCPKVLFLTAGKGKVLKETLEKIQKIYSEITYEFYTDSTNSEKEEIIESIHKRRSDLINKLLKDSEEQGFTIRATQNGFTFIPMKDKEEVMNEGEYEKLENEKKEKILNNASSLKKDAQKVLEELKNIEESGIERIKGFIDDYYIGKTENIKEEYFQKFKDNKDIIEFLNNICAQIEENVKEIYSMNYEDDEEEINNEIYKYMINVLVDNSENNEPPVIFEEDPSVNNLLGSIEYENKNGSYITDINLMKPGSLLKANGGCVIVRANSLLNNPSAYYHLKKSIMSGKVDLDYNRGYLEFLNLNGLKPEPVKFNEKIIIIGDYNLYNLLYNYDEDFKKVFKVRAEYKSLLDINEETKKSFLIKIYNMCRINNFYQLSQEGVTELAKFLSRKAENKNKFYIDDYELNRVLTISNNKVEEDNRDKIEQKDIIDTVYTEEIVEKEINENYKDNKILINVIGKQIGQVNGLSVIDTGYCSFGKPIRITCCCYKGEGNIIDVQKESNLSGDIHNKAISTLKGYISNLIGGYEKIPVDFHLSFEQIYGTVDGDSASVAEVVSMISALSKIGIKQNISVTGSINQFGKVQPIGGVNEKIEGFFKVCKLKDTIKDKGVLVPESNLNNIVLNKEVEEEIKNGNFHIYSMSCVKDAVEVLMGRENFGYNEIMDELSKELKKYTRRHKKSK, via the coding sequence ATGCATAGAGAATTGACAGCTGAAGAAATTGTATATAAATTTGAGTTTGAAAATGCAGAATTGAAAGAAGATAGCTACCATATGCCTGATGATAATGAAATGTATAAAAAATTAAAGATGGCTTTAGAAATAGATAAAGAGGGGTATAATGTTTATTTAATAGACGATTTTTCAAAAGATAAATTGGAAGAAATTATAAAATTTGTAAAGGAAAATTTAAAGTTTAAGCAAAAACTAGTTGATATATGCTATGTTATAGAAGACGATGAAAAATGTCCTAAGGTATTATTTTTAACAGCTGGTAAAGGAAAAGTTTTAAAAGAAACTTTAGAAAAAATACAAAAAATATATTCAGAAATAACTTATGAATTTTATACCGATTCAACTAATAGTGAAAAGGAAGAAATAATTGAAAGTATTCATAAAAGAAGATCTGATTTAATAAATAAGCTATTAAAAGACTCTGAAGAACAAGGGTTTACTATTAGAGCAACTCAAAATGGATTTACCTTCATCCCAATGAAGGATAAAGAAGAAGTTATGAATGAGGGTGAATATGAAAAGTTAGAAAATGAAAAGAAAGAAAAGATATTAAATAATGCTAGCAGCTTAAAGAAGGATGCTCAAAAAGTTTTGGAAGAATTAAAAAATATAGAGGAATCAGGAATTGAAAGAATAAAAGGATTTATAGATGATTATTATATTGGAAAAACAGAAAATATTAAAGAAGAATATTTTCAAAAGTTTAAAGATAACAAGGACATTATAGAGTTTTTAAATAATATTTGCGCTCAAATAGAAGAGAATGTTAAAGAAATATATTCTATGAATTATGAAGATGATGAAGAGGAAATAAATAATGAAATATATAAATATATGATAAATGTTTTAGTGGATAACAGTGAAAATAATGAACCACCTGTAATATTTGAAGAAGATCCTAGTGTGAATAATTTGCTTGGAAGCATAGAATATGAAAATAAAAATGGGTCATATATTACAGATATAAATTTAATGAAACCAGGATCACTTTTAAAGGCAAATGGTGGATGCGTTATAGTTAGAGCAAATAGTCTTTTAAATAATCCTTCAGCATATTATCATTTAAAGAAATCCATTATGAGTGGTAAAGTAGATTTAGATTATAATAGAGGATATTTGGAGTTCTTAAATTTAAATGGTCTAAAACCAGAACCTGTTAAATTTAATGAAAAGATAATAATTATAGGTGACTATAATCTTTATAATCTTTTATACAATTATGACGAAGATTTTAAAAAAGTTTTTAAGGTTAGAGCTGAGTACAAATCTTTATTAGATATAAATGAGGAAACAAAAAAATCTTTCTTAATAAAAATATATAATATGTGTAGAATCAACAATTTTTATCAGCTGTCTCAGGAAGGTGTAACAGAGTTAGCTAAATTTTTATCTAGAAAAGCTGAAAATAAAAATAAATTTTATATAGATGATTATGAATTAAATAGAGTACTTACAATTTCTAATAATAAAGTGGAGGAAGATAATAGAGATAAAATAGAGCAAAAAGATATAATAGATACAGTATATACTGAAGAAATAGTAGAAAAGGAAATAAATGAAAACTATAAAGATAACAAGATACTTATAAATGTAATAGGAAAGCAAATAGGTCAAGTAAATGGTTTATCTGTTATAGATACAGGATACTGCAGCTTTGGGAAACCTATAAGAATAACTTGTTGTTGTTATAAGGGAGAAGGAAATATAATAGATGTACAAAAAGAAAGTAATTTAAGTGGAGACATACACAATAAAGCTATAAGTACATTAAAAGGATATATAAGCAATCTTATAGGTGGCTATGAAAAAATACCTGTAGATTTTCATTTAAGCTTTGAACAGATATATGGCACAGTAGATGGAGATAGTGCATCCGTAGCGGAAGTGGTATCTATGATATCAGCTTTAAGTAAAATAGGGATAAAACAAAATATATCGGTTACAGGGTCTATAAATCAATTTGGAAAAGTACAGCCTATAGGAGGAGTAAATGAAAAAATAGAGGGCTTCTTCAAGGTATGTAAATTAAAAGACACAATAAAAGACAAGGGAGTTTTAGTTCCAGAATCTAATCTAAATAATATCGTATTGAATAAAGAAGTAGAAGAAGAAATTAAAAATGGAAATTTTCATATATATTCTATGAGCTGTGTGAAAGATGCTGTAGAAGTATTAATGGGAAGAGAAAATTTCGGCTACAATGAAATTATGGATGAATTAAGTAAAGAATTGAAAAAGTATACTAGAAGGCACAAAAAAAGTAAGTAA